The DNA segment TAGACCATCCCCTTTTTGAAACCTGTAGTATGTTTCCATACTAAGTTATCATGATGGTTTAATTTCTAATTATTATACAATGAATATCAGATTCATTGCGTTAGCGGTACTTTGTGGTTTATCGACGCTGTCATATGCCCAAACTTTACAACTGCCAGATGCATTACAACGTTCTATACAGAACTACGAAAAAATTAAAGCAAAAGAAGCCCTGGTCCTGGCTTCCCGTGAAAATACAACTTACCAGAAAAGTCAGCATTTACCTGATTTTACCCTGTTGGTACAGCAAAGTTATGGGACCATCAACGCCCAGAACGGACCGATATATGCTTACGGTGGATTAGGCAGTGCTGCCACCTCTATGCCACTTGCAGAACAAAACTGGAATGCTGCTTTCGGTTCTCTTTACCTGGCCAATATCAACTGGAACCTTTTTACTTTTGGACGGATAAAAAACCAGGTCCAAATCGCAAGGGCAGATGAAAAAGTAGCCCTTGCAGATCTGGAGCAGGAAAAGTTCCAGCACCAGGTAAAAGTTGGCGCCGCTTATTTCAACCTGCTGGCCAGTCAGCGGATCAAATATGTACAAGAGAAAAACCTGGATCGCGCTCAGGTCTTTATGACCACCACGGCAAGCCGTGCAGCAAGCGGACTGATTCCGGGAGTAGACGCTTCTCTTGCAAAGGCAGAAGTTTCCAATGCCCAGTCTGCGAGGATTAAGGCCTATGATATGGAGCTGGAATATTCCAAATTGCTTTCCGTACTCCTTGGTGAACAGTACCAAAGCTTTTCCCTGGATTCCGTTTTTACGAGCAAAACTCCACGTCTGGCAGACAAGGATCCCTCAGGAAACCATCACCCGCTTTTGATATGGCAAAAAAGCAAAGTAGAAAGCAGCGAACAGGCAGAAAAGCTTCATCGTTCGAACAAACTTCCGTCTTTATCCGCTTTTGCTGTACTTCAGGGACGCGGCTCAGGATTTGAATGGAATTATGTACAAGACAACAGTGCTTTCTCCAGGTCTTACGGAAAAGGAGCAGGAATAGACCGTGGCAATTACCTCGCGGGATTAACCCTGAGCTGGAATCTGACCAATCTTTATCGGTTCTCCGCAAAGACAAGGGAACAAAAACACAGGACACAATCCCTTCAAAACGAGTATCAGCTCATCAATGAGGATTTATCTGCACAAACACAACTCGCCAATGCCAAGTTAAAAAATGCAATGGAGAATTTTGAAGAGACGGAAATCCAGATCAAAGCCGCATCCGATGCTTATCGCCAAAACATGGCTTTATACCGGAATGGATTAACGACCATC comes from the Pedobacter sp. FW305-3-2-15-E-R2A2 genome and includes:
- a CDS encoding TolC family protein, whose amino-acid sequence is MNIRFIALAVLCGLSTLSYAQTLQLPDALQRSIQNYEKIKAKEALVLASRENTTYQKSQHLPDFTLLVQQSYGTINAQNGPIYAYGGLGSAATSMPLAEQNWNAAFGSLYLANINWNLFTFGRIKNQVQIARADEKVALADLEQEKFQHQVKVGAAYFNLLASQRIKYVQEKNLDRAQVFMTTTASRAASGLIPGVDASLAKAEVSNAQSARIKAYDMELEYSKLLSVLLGEQYQSFSLDSVFTSKTPRLADKDPSGNHHPLLIWQKSKVESSEQAEKLHRSNKLPSLSAFAVLQGRGSGFEWNYVQDNSAFSRSYGKGAGIDRGNYLAGLTLSWNLTNLYRFSAKTREQKHRTQSLQNEYQLINEDLSAQTQLANAKLKNAMENFEETEIQIKAASDAYRQNMALYRNGLTTIVDLTQSLYALNRAEIDFEIARNNIWQALLIKSAAMGELSILLNAIQ